The nucleotide window CCGCGAAGACGCCTCAGCTCCTGGCGCTGGCCGAGGCCGCCGGCGCCCTGCTCGACTAGCCGCGTTCGAGCGACGCCAGGTATTCCCGCCCCAGGTCCGATAGCTCATACCCGACCTCGTGGCTGATGGTCAGGCCCAGTGCCTTCAGCCGGCGGATATGCGCCTTGAAGTCCTGGGTCTCCCAGCCCATCTCGGCGGCAAGCACTCGCGCCGGCACCTCGGGCCCCGCCCGGATGAACCGCAGCGCCTGCAGCGTCCAGGGCCCGCGCGCGGAGCGGGCGTCCATCGCCGCCAGCCGTTGTCGCACCTCGCCCGGCGTGAGGGCCTTCGCTTCGCGGCGCTGAGGCCGGGAGTCGCGGCCGAGGAAGCGGAACTGAACACGGTACAGCAGCGTCTCAGGCCCGACTTCGGCGCCGGTGTGGTCGCCTGCCAGCGCCCAGACCGCCGCCGGGCTCGGCAGTCCGGCGAGGCGCGCGTCCCCGGCCGTGACCAGGGCTGCCGGCACCACACGCACGTCCTCGACCTCGACGGCACCGAACCCCGTCTCGTAAGACCTGCCCGCCTTCACCCGCGCCGACTTCCAGAGCCGGTAGGTCACCGTGATCTCGCCCGCGGCCACGCGCTCCCGGTCCTGCTTCCGGAACATCAACACCGCCGATGGCCCTCCAGCCGTTGGAGCCGCGGTTGGGGCGCGCGGCTGGTAAAATGATAAGGCCAGCAGGACGGGCGGCCGCTCTCTCGCTCCGGCGAGGGGGAGGAAAGTCCGAGCTCCACCGGGCAGGGTGCTGGGTAACTCCCAGGCGCGGCGACGCGACGGAAAGTGCCACAGAGACCAGACCGCCTCGACTCCATATCGAGGTAAGGGTGAAACGGTGCGGTAAGAGCGCACCAGCGGCGAGGTGACTCGCCGGCTGGGTAAACCCCACCCGGAGCAAGACCGAATAGGAGGGCTGCAGGCCGGCTTTCGGGGCCGCCTGCAGGGGACGCCCGGCCCCGTCCTCGGGTTGGTCGCTAGAGGCTTCGAGCAATCGGAGTCCCAGATGGATGGCCGCCATCCCTCCGGAGTTACTCCAGGGAGGGATACAGAACTCGGCTTACAGTCCCGCTGGCGCAACGCATGGGGCCCTCGCCTTCGCGAGGGCCCCTCCACTTACGGGCCCAGCTGCCACGTCGGCGCCTGCCCGACTTCGAGGAGTGGCGCGCTGCCGTTTGTCCGGACTCACCCCAAGGCCGCGCCTTCGAGGGTCTGCGCCGTTTCTAGCAAAACGGCGATATACTCTCCCGACTACTCGGATGTGGAGGGTGGACGTGGGATTCTTCAAGCGGCTGTTCCCCCAGAAGGCCAAGAGGACGTACGAGCCGATGCGCGGCGCTGAGCCGGTCCAGACGCAAGAGGAGCAGGACTCCGTGCGCAGGAAGATGGAGGAGGAGATGGCAGCGGCGCGCGACAAGCGCGAAGGCCGGCCTCCGTCACAGTAGGCCGCAGGGGCGGCGAGCACGACGCCGGGCTGAGCCTGGGATGGAGTTCGGCTGGGCGGCTGGTGGGCCGGTCGGCTTGTCGGCCAGAGGGGCCTGGCGCCGGGCTGATACGGTTGAGTTGCGTGTGCGGCGCATGCTCCGGCCACGCAGGCGAGCAGGCAGAGGACGCGGAGGCGGTCTTCGTGCGCGACGAACTCGTGCGGATCGCCGGCGCCGGCGGGCCCACTGTTGTCGGCCTTGACCTCGTAGGTCTCGCGCAAAAGCGTGGGCGGGCGCTGCTGTAAGTCGGCGTCCAGCAGGGCCAGCGTGCTTGCCCTAACCCTCTGGCCGACAAGCCGACAAGCCGACAAGCCGACCGGCCGACCAGCTACCGGTCCGTGCTTGCCGTGCCCTTGCCCGCGGACGGCGCGGGGCGGTCCAGCGGCAGGAACGTCGCGCCGAAGAGGGTGGGGCGGTAGTGGTAGAGGGCGGCGGTGCCGCCGGCGGCGTCCGGGACGATGAAGAAGGCGTAGCCCTGGCTGCGCAGGGCGATGAAGGCGTCGTAGGTCAGGAGCCACACGTAGCGGATGTCGCGCCTGGTGTCCACGGCCTCGCCGCGGTCGGAGAGCATGCTGATCGCGTCGTAGTCGCGCTGGAGGATGCCCACGTCGAGCCGGTCGCGGGCGCGCATGGCGAGCTGGGGATAGACGAAGCCGGCGATGACCACGGAGTGGTCCGGCACGTCGGCCTCGAGGATGTCCTCGACGAACTCGCGCTGGCTGGTCTGGGTGTCGGCGTTCGATAGCAGGAGCCCCTTGCCGATCGTGGCCTCGCGGAAGGCCTCGACTGTGAGGTCGTCCGAGGGGGTGGTGATGTCGACGAGGCCGGCGACGAGGACGGCGGCGACGACGCCGGTGATGACGGCGCGCGAGAGGTAGCGGCCGAGGAACAGCAGGCCGAAGGGAAACACCGGCACCATGTAGCCGATCTCGTGGGGGAGGCGGAGGAAGGAGAATGTGTAGAGGGCGATGAACAGCAGCCAGACGCCCACTTGCGGATCCCGCAAGAGGTCGCCCGGGACGGAGGCGAGTCGGCGGGCGGACAGCGCGAGGCCGGCGAGGACGGCGAGGCTGCCGACGACGCCCAGTGACTCCTTCCCCAGGAGCCGGAGCACCACCTGCCACTCGACCTTCTCGTCGTAGAAGTTGGCGAAGTCGAGGCTGTAGGTCGCGAGCACGGGCGCGAGGGCCAGCAGGGTGACGCCGGCAGCGGCGAAGCCGAAGGGCAAGAGGCGTCGCAGGAAGGCCGGCGAGGTGACGCCTGGTGAGCTACGCAGCATGGCGTAGGCGAGGGGGATGCCGGCGATGCCGGACTGCAGGCGGAAGCCCATCGCCAGGCCGAGGAAGACGCCGGCCCAGAGGGGGCGGTCGCGCAGGGTGAGGTAGTAGGCCGCCAGGATCATCGTCAGCGTCCACATGTAGTCCATGCCCGCGATGCTGTTGATGAAGAGCAGGGGCATGAAGGCGAAGCCGACGACGAGGACGGCAGGGTTCGGTAGGTCCAGGTGCCGGACGATGCGGGCAAAGAGCCAGACACCGGCGAGCGAGACGAGCGCGGTCGCCAGGTTCGCGGCAACCCAGCCGAAAGGCACGAAGGGCGCGAGGGCGAACTCGTGCAGGGGGTTGCCGGGGAGGCGGGAGGGGAAGTACTTGCCGTGTTCCCAGAGGTACTGGCCGGTCAGGGCGACGCGCCAGGCGTCCGGGTCTGTGCCGTAGCCGTAGTTCAGGAAGGGCGCGCGGGCGAGGAGGAAGAGGGAGGCCAGGGCGGCGAAAGCCGTCGGCCGCGAGAGGTCGAGCGCGGCGAAGCGGGCGAGGGCGTCGAGGGGGCCGTTCGCGGGCCGCGGGAGGGCGCCTGTGGTCTGCATCAGCGGGGGAGGATGATGCCGCTGGGGGTCGTCGCCGGGCGCGGCTGCGGCTGGCCCTGGGGCTGGGGCGCGGGGAGCGGGGTCGCGGGCCCGGGGCGGAAGTCGGCGGACGAAAGGGGCTTGCCTTCGGCGACGCGGAAGATGGCCCGGAGGAGCAGGGCCTCGTCGATGGCGCCCGACAGCATGAGCTTGCCGCCGATCAGCGTGGACGGGGTCGAGCGGATGCCGAGGCGCTCGACGAGGCGGGGAAACTCGACCGCTTCGACAACTTCGACGCTGAGGCGCGCGCACTGCTGGGCCATCTTCAGCGCCGCTCGCGCGACTGGCGGGCTGTAGCGGCAGACCGGGGTCACGAAGACCTGCACGGCGACATCGTCCTTGAGCTTTTTCAGCTGGCGGGCGGTCTCGGGCTTGAGTTCGGCGGCGCCGCGCGAAGCCTCGATGATGGTGTCAATGAAGCCGGGGAACAGGGCGCCCGCGGGGATGCCGGCGAAGCGCAGCAAGCGGTTCGACTGGCCGCGGATGGCGATACCCGGCACCTTGTCGACGCCGAGCTCGGCGGCGAGCTTCGTAGCGTCGACGAGCTCGTGCACGGAGAGCGAGATGCGGGGATGAAGGTGGGCGATCTCCTCGAGCATGGCCCGCACGTCTTCGCAGTGCAGGCACTCCTGGCGCCCCGGGACGATGATCGGGGACTGGCGCTGGCTGAAGTAGTCGATTCGGACGCGGCCCGTGAGCTCCTGCTCGAAGCGCTGGCGGATGACCTCCTGGTCGCGGAGGGGGATCATGAGGGGCGCCCCGGGAGCAGGGTGGCGAGGTGGTGGCCGGGTGCGGGGTGTGGCTCCGGTGGGATGAGGCTGACGGAAGTAGGGCTCATGGGTCGCCTCATTGTAGCGAGAGGCGGGGCGAAACCTCACCTCCCTCGCCGCAGCCTCAATGCCCGGCGGGGCGGCCGAGCAGGAGGTCGCTTCCGGGTCTACGTATCGCGGGCGCGCGGGCTTTTGAGGTTGAGACGAGTCGCCGGCTGCCCTGGGCGAGAGCCTCGCCTCAAAGGCGCCGCCAGACGGCGTAGAGGCGGTGGGCGGTCGTCAGGAGGGTGGCGCCGGCGAGGAACCAGACAACCGCATCGAGCGCCTCGCGCGCGGCGACGTCGGCAAGGATGAGCCCGGCGGTGAGGAAGAGCAGGCGCACGACGCGGGTGAAGAGCCCGTCGTAGATCTCGATGCCGGCGCCTTCGGCGCGGGCGCGGACGTAGCTGACGGAGAGCGAGCCGAGCAGGGCGACGAACACGGCCATGCTCTCGGCCTTCTGGCCGGCATCGAGGAAGTGCCAGAGGACGCCGCCGAGGACGGCGCCCTCGAAGAGACGGTCGATGACGGAGTCGAAGACGCCCCCGAAGGGGGTGGCGCGGCCGGTCGCGCGGGCCAGGCTGCCGTCGAAGGCGTCGAGGGTCGCGGAGGCGATGAGGATTACGGCGCCAACAGCGAGCTCTCCCTGGGAGATGACGTAGCCGGCGATCAACCCGCCGGCTAGTTGGGCAACGGTGAGCATGTTCGGCGTCACCCCGGCGCGCGCCAGGACGGCGACTACCGGGTCGGTGACCAGACGCGGCAGGGCGCGTGGCAGCACGATCTGCACGCTCAGGCCTCCACCAGCTCGGGCAGGCCGCCGCGCGCGAGGCGCTTTTCGTAGGCGAGGCGCTCGTAGTAAGAGAGGACGCGGCGGGAGATGCGCTCCCAGCTAAAGTGCTGGGCGCGGGCGCGGCCGCGTTCGCCCATGGCGGCGCGCAGCTCGGGGTCCCGGGCGAGGGCGTAGAGGGCGCTGGCGAGAGCGTCGCTGGCCTTGGGCCGCACCAGTAGCCCCTCGACGCCATCGGTGAGGACCGCGGCGAAGCCCTCGATATTGCTGGCGACCACGGGCAGGCCGGCGGCCATGGCCTCGAGGAGGACGATGCCCTGGCTCTCGTTGCCGGTGTTGGGGGCGCAGAAGATGTGGCTGGAGGCGTGGTAGCGGGGCAGGTCTTCGAGCGAGGCGTAGCCGGCGAAGACCACGTCCCGGAGGCCGCTCTCGCGTACCCAGCGTTCGTAGCCGCGGCGCTGGCGCTCGTCATAGGCCCCGACGACCACGAGCCGGGTGTCCGGGAGGCGGGGCTTGAGGTCGGCGAAGGCGCGCAGGAGATAGCGCAGGCCCTTGCGCTTCTCCAGGCGGCCGACGAAGAGGATGTTGACCTTGCCGTCATCGAGGCCGGGCAGGGGCTCGTACGCCGCCGAGAAGCGCTCGACATCGACGCCGTTAGGGATGAGGTTGTAGTAGCCGGGGAAGTGCGGCTGGACCAGGCGCATGGCGGCGGCGGAAACGGCGATCTTGCCGTCGAGGCGGCGGAAGGCGCCCCGGAGCAGGCGCCGGGTGTAGGTGTAGAGGCGGGCGCGGTTATCGCGCGCGGCGTGGAATGTGCCGACGTTGATGGCATTCGAAAAGCGCAAGAACTGGATTGGCAGGAAGGACACGAGGGGTTCGTGGACGTGGACGACGTCGAAGGCCTCTTCGCGCAGGATGCGGCGGATGGGACGGGCGAGACGCGGGGCCATGTTCATCCGTGCGATCGAGCCACCGGCCGCGATGGCGAGGGGGCGCCCTATGGCGATGGTGTTTTCGTCCAGGCAGGAGAGGTCGCTGCTGGGGCCGATCACCCTGACCTCGTGCCCGAGGCGGTTGAAGTTCTCGGCCAGGTGGTGGACGTGGGAGTTCACGCCGCCGGGCACGGCAAGGTCGTACGGGGAGACGAGCGCGATTTTCACGATACGTACCTGCTGACGAAGCTCCAGGCGGTGCGGCGCCATCCGTGGCGGCGGGGCGTAGCGCGAAGGCCGACGACCGGTACGGAGAGCGCGCGGACCAGGCCGACCCGGCGCAGGCTCGGGAAGCCGCACTCCACGCCGCGCGCCGTGCCTGCGAGGAGCGCGGCCTTCAGGTCCTCGGGGCTGGATCCCTCGAACTCAGTGCAAGCGCTGCCGATCGCCTCCTTGAAGTGGGCGTCGGAGGCGCCGACGGACGGAAAACCCAGGGCCTCGTTGAGGCGCCGGGCACGGCCGATGAAGGTGCGGGCGGTGGGGTTGCAGGTCGCGAGCTCGAGGGCGTCGGGCGCGAGGGCCTCGTTGCGGCGGGCGTGCAGGCGCTCGAGGACGCCACGGCCAATGCTGCGGGTGAGCCAGCTCAAGGGGTGCGGCACGATGGCGACCGCTCCCTGCCTGCGGACGGCCTCGACTGTAGCTTCGATTGACAGGAAGCTCGGGATGGGAGACTCGAGGAAGAGGGCGACGAGGTGGCCTTGGAGGGTTGTGATCTCGGCGCCGGGGACCACGGCCGTGCGCAGTCCGCGGCGCGCGGCGGCCTCGCGGGCGCGGAAGCCGGGGTCGAGGTTGTCGTGCTCCGTGATGGCGATGACGTCGAGGGCGCCCGAGGACTCGGCATAGTCGAGGATTGCCTCGATGGAGTCCAGGCCATCGCCTTCGCTGGTGTGGATGTGGAGGTCGGCTCTACCCATCAGCTCTCCCGCCGCGCGCCGGCGGTTTCCGGCGCGGGAGCGGCCATCTTAGCACCGTTGGCGGCGCCGGCACGGCCGCCGCGCCGGCGCTTCCAGATGCGCTCGAGCACGAACCACTGGCCGGGGTCGGCGCGTATCCAGGACTCCATGCGCGCGATCATGGCCTGCGTGTTGATTATGGCATCTGGCTTGGCCCGCCCGGTCGACACGAGCGCGATGGGGTCCTCGAAGACAATGCGATATCTGTTGCCCTCGCGGCGGCAAATAGCGGGGACGAGGGCCGCCCCTGTGCGGGCGGCCATTTCGGCCGCGCCCAGGGGCATGCGGGTCTCTTCGCCGAAGAAGGGCAAGAGGACGCCGGTCTCCTGGATGTCGCGGTCGCACGTGATCGCCAGGACGCCGCCGCGGCGCAGGTGCTGAAGGGCGTGGCCTATGGTCTTGAAGCCGACTTCTTCGTACCTGATGCCCTGCGACTCCCGCAGGCGATGCACGAGATCGTTGAAGGCGGGCGGGTTCAGGGGTTCGGACAGCACGAGGACGTCCAGGCCGAGGAGGTGGCTGATCTGGACCGCGACCTCCGGGTTGCCGAAGTGGGCGGTGGCGACGACCGCGCCGCGGCCGCCGGCCATCGCGGCCCGGAGCCGGTCGAGGCCTTCGACAGTCATTTCCAGCGACATGAGGCGCTCGGGCCTGGTACGGGGAAGGCGAATGAGGTCTGCGTAGTAGCGGCAGACGTTGCGAAAGACCTCGCGGACGCAGGCCCTTACCTCCCGGGCGGGAGCGGCGGGACCCAGGACGTGCCGCATGTTGTCCTCGACGTCCGCGCGTATTCCCCGGCGAAGGACGAAGGCGGCATCGCCGACGACGTTGGCGATGGCGTAGGAGACGGGCTTGGGCAGGTCGCGAAAGAGGAGGTTCGCGGCTTCGAGGGCGAAGTGGTTGAATCGGTCATTCCAGTTGGTCGCGCGCTCGCGGGCGGCGCCGTTGCGCCAGACACGGCGGAAGGCGAACCACTGGTCCGGGTAGCGGCGCACTACGCCCTCGAAAGAGGAAGCGATCTGCTGCGTCAGCGCCAGGATGTCCGCCTCCTCGTTGCCGGTGCGCTCGAAGGTCAGGGAAGTGTCGATCACCGGCAGGTAGCGGGTGTCGTCCTCCGGGTCGCGGACTACGACGGCGGGCACGACCCGTGCGCCGCTGCGGAGGGCGACGCGCGCCGGGGCGCTGGACATCTCGGCGCGGCCGCCGAGGAAGTCGACGACGACGCCTTCGCCCTCATCGACCTGGTCGATGAGCATGCCGAGGACCTCGTTGCGGGTAAGGCAGCGGAAGGTGGCGAGGGCGGGGCGCTCTGCCGGGATGATGCGCATGCCCAGGGCCTGGCGGAACTCCTTGATCAGGCCGTCGATGGGGCCGAACTCCAGGGTCCGGGCGACGACGCTCATGCGGTAACCGTGGGCCGCGAGCGCTGCCGGCCCGCTCTCCTGCTGGCCGAAGTGCAGGGTAACGACGATGGTGCCCTTGCCCTCGGCGATGACAGCGTCGAGCTCGCCCCAGGCATCGAAGCGCGTCCGGGCGCGCACGGTCTCGATGCCGAGGACGGGGAGTTGGAAGAGGTCGATTATGTAGCGCGCGTAGTGGCGGAACGCGCTACGCGCCACCTGCGGCGCCCGCTCGTCGCCGACCACGGGCCTGAGGTTTGCGATGAGGTTCCGGCGTGGTCTCCAGAAGCAGAGGAAGCAGACGTCGGCCACGCGCACGGCCACGGCGTAGGCGAGCCGCGTGGGGATGAGGCGCCGGGGCAGCAGGAGGCCGGCGCGGGACACGAAATAGAGGAGCACCCAGCGGAGCCTGAGCAGGGCGGCGCTCACGCGACATCAGCCGGGTGTTCGGCCGAGGGCCGGGCACTGGTCATGGAGCCATTCTAAGGTGCAGGTGCCTTAGGGTAAGGCTCGCGCCGGAAGGCGTGGCCGGAACCGCGAGAGTGATCGGAGCGGCAAGAGACAGGGGCGACCACGCGAGGCCGCGGGGCTACGTCGTCGATCCTCAGTCCGAGTGCGCGAGCACGACCGGTGCAGGCGCGGGCGAGGCATGCGGGGCCGCAGCCGCGGGCGGCGGCTCGCG belongs to Dehalococcoidia bacterium and includes:
- a CDS encoding glycosyltransferase family 4 protein; translation: MKIALVSPYDLAVPGGVNSHVHHLAENFNRLGHEVRVIGPSSDLSCLDENTIAIGRPLAIAAGGSIARMNMAPRLARPIRRILREEAFDVVHVHEPLVSFLPIQFLRFSNAINVGTFHAARDNRARLYTYTRRLLRGAFRRLDGKIAVSAAAMRLVQPHFPGYYNLIPNGVDVERFSAAYEPLPGLDDGKVNILFVGRLEKRKGLRYLLRAFADLKPRLPDTRLVVVGAYDERQRRGYERWVRESGLRDVVFAGYASLEDLPRYHASSHIFCAPNTGNESQGIVLLEAMAAGLPVVASNIEGFAAVLTDGVEGLLVRPKASDALASALYALARDPELRAAMGERGRARAQHFSWERISRRVLSYYERLAYEKRLARGGLPELVEA
- a CDS encoding thioredoxin family protein, with translation MIPLRDQEVIRQRFEQELTGRVRIDYFSQRQSPIIVPGRQECLHCEDVRAMLEEIAHLHPRISLSVHELVDATKLAAELGVDKVPGIAIRGQSNRLLRFAGIPAGALFPGFIDTIIEASRGAAELKPETARQLKKLKDDVAVQVFVTPVCRYSPPVARAALKMAQQCARLSVEVVEAVEFPRLVERLGIRSTPSTLIGGKLMLSGAIDEALLLRAIFRVAEGKPLSSADFRPGPATPLPAPQPQGQPQPRPATTPSGIILPR
- a CDS encoding PHP-associated domain-containing protein, with protein sequence MGRADLHIHTSEGDGLDSIEAILDYAESSGALDVIAITEHDNLDPGFRAREAAARRGLRTAVVPGAEITTLQGHLVALFLESPIPSFLSIEATVEAVRRQGAVAIVPHPLSWLTRSIGRGVLERLHARRNEALAPDALELATCNPTARTFIGRARRLNEALGFPSVGASDAHFKEAIGSACTEFEGSSPEDLKAALLAGTARGVECGFPSLRRVGLVRALSVPVVGLRATPRRHGWRRTAWSFVSRYVS
- a CDS encoding lysophospholipid acyltransferase family protein codes for the protein MSAALLRLRWVLLYFVSRAGLLLPRRLIPTRLAYAVAVRVADVCFLCFWRPRRNLIANLRPVVGDERAPQVARSAFRHYARYIIDLFQLPVLGIETVRARTRFDAWGELDAVIAEGKGTIVVTLHFGQQESGPAALAAHGYRMSVVARTLEFGPIDGLIKEFRQALGMRIIPAERPALATFRCLTRNEVLGMLIDQVDEGEGVVVDFLGGRAEMSSAPARVALRSGARVVPAVVVRDPEDDTRYLPVIDTSLTFERTGNEEADILALTQQIASSFEGVVRRYPDQWFAFRRVWRNGAARERATNWNDRFNHFALEAANLLFRDLPKPVSYAIANVVGDAAFVLRRGIRADVEDNMRHVLGPAAPAREVRACVREVFRNVCRYYADLIRLPRTRPERLMSLEMTVEGLDRLRAAMAGGRGAVVATAHFGNPEVAVQISHLLGLDVLVLSEPLNPPAFNDLVHRLRESQGIRYEEVGFKTIGHALQHLRRGGVLAITCDRDIQETGVLLPFFGEETRMPLGAAEMAARTGAALVPAICRREGNRYRIVFEDPIALVSTGRAKPDAIINTQAMIARMESWIRADPGQWFVLERIWKRRRGGRAGAANGAKMAAPAPETAGARRES
- a CDS encoding ASCH domain-containing protein; the protein is MLMFRKQDRERVAAGEITVTYRLWKSARVKAGRSYETGFGAVEVEDVRVVPAALVTAGDARLAGLPSPAAVWALAGDHTGAEVGPETLLYRVQFRFLGRDSRPQRREAKALTPGEVRQRLAAMDARSARGPWTLQALRFIRAGPEVPARVLAAEMGWETQDFKAHIRRLKALGLTISHEVGYELSDLGREYLASLERG
- a CDS encoding glycosyltransferase family 87 protein — protein: MQTTGALPRPANGPLDALARFAALDLSRPTAFAALASLFLLARAPFLNYGYGTDPDAWRVALTGQYLWEHGKYFPSRLPGNPLHEFALAPFVPFGWVAANLATALVSLAGVWLFARIVRHLDLPNPAVLVVGFAFMPLLFINSIAGMDYMWTLTMILAAYYLTLRDRPLWAGVFLGLAMGFRLQSGIAGIPLAYAMLRSSPGVTSPAFLRRLLPFGFAAAGVTLLALAPVLATYSLDFANFYDEKVEWQVVLRLLGKESLGVVGSLAVLAGLALSARRLASVPGDLLRDPQVGVWLLFIALYTFSFLRLPHEIGYMVPVFPFGLLFLGRYLSRAVITGVVAAVLVAGLVDITTPSDDLTVEAFREATIGKGLLLSNADTQTSQREFVEDILEADVPDHSVVIAGFVYPQLAMRARDRLDVGILQRDYDAISMLSDRGEAVDTRRDIRYVWLLTYDAFIALRSQGYAFFIVPDAAGGTAALYHYRPTLFGATFLPLDRPAPSAGKGTASTDR
- a CDS encoding CDP-alcohol phosphatidyltransferase family protein, whose product is MQIVLPRALPRLVTDPVVAVLARAGVTPNMLTVAQLAGGLIAGYVISQGELAVGAVILIASATLDAFDGSLARATGRATPFGGVFDSVIDRLFEGAVLGGVLWHFLDAGQKAESMAVFVALLGSLSVSYVRARAEGAGIEIYDGLFTRVVRLLFLTAGLILADVAAREALDAVVWFLAGATLLTTAHRLYAVWRRL